From one Larimichthys crocea isolate SSNF chromosome XVIII, L_crocea_2.0, whole genome shotgun sequence genomic stretch:
- the slc37a1 gene encoding glucose-6-phosphate exchanger SLC37A1 isoform X2: MAAVPPGVRLLVSFDRDQWYRALTFVLTFLLYTSFHLSRKPISIVKSELHKNCSSVAELATAASGSGGSGLQPPTLQPVHVDVDCSWKPFDKTNYKQLLGAMDYSFLCAYAIGMYLSGIIGERLPIRLYLTVGMLSSGLFTCLFGLGYVYNIHSLGFYVFVQVANGLVQTTGWPSVVTCISNWFGKGRRGLIMGLWNSHTSVGNILGSLIAGYWVSSNWGLSFIVPGLIIAAMGVVCFLFLIEHPNDLKSLYAATPPDTSPKTKNWSGVNGHTDVCLQYKDNKAQSYDTELLLPRDSVCVPVQPVVVVRRESEPSPISFMGALRIPGVVEFSLCLLFAKLVSYTFLFWLPLYITKAAHLDAKKAGDLSTLFDVGGIVGGILAGVISDKLGKRASTCAVMLLLAAPTLYGFSMISELGLGPTVGMLLVCGGLVNGPYSLITTAVSADLGTHKSLKGNARALSTVTAIIDGTGSVGAALGPLLAGLLSAGGWDQVFYMLMAADFLALLLLLRLVMKELTSNKPRPISAVELKEH; the protein is encoded by the exons ATGGCGGCGGTTCCTCCTGGCGTCCGGCTGCTGGTGTCCTTCGACAGGGACCAATG GTACAGAGCTCTCACCTTCGTCCTCACCTTCCTGCTCTACACGAGCTTCCACCTGTCCAGGAAACCAATCAGCATCGTCAAG agcGAGCTCCATAAGAACTGCTCGTCGGTCGCCGAGCTCGCCACCGCCGCGTCGGGCAGCGGCGGCAGCGGCCTGCAGCCTCCGACCTTGCAGCCCGTCCACGTGGACGTGGACTGCAGCTGGAAGCCTTTCG ATAAGACGAACTACAAACAGCTGCTGGGCGCCATGGACTACTCCTTCCTGTGTGCGTACGCCATCGGGATGTACCTCAG CGGCATCATCGGGGAGCGCCTGCCCATCCGGCTGTACCTGACTGTGGGCATGCTGAGCAGCGGCCTGTTCACCTGCCTGTTCGGACTGGGCTACGTCTACAACATCCACAGCCTGGGCTTCTACGTGTTCGTCCAG GTGGCTAACGGCCTCGTCCAAACCACCGGCTGGCCCAGTGTGGTGACCTGCATCAGCAACTGGTTCGGAAAAGGAAG GCGTGGACTCATCATGGGCTTGTGGAACTCGCACACCTCTGTGGGAAACATCCTGGGCTCTCTGATCGCAGGTTACTGGGTCTCCTCTAACTGGGGTCTGTCCTTCATCGTCCCGGGCCTCATCATCGCTGCCATGGGCGTCGTCTGCTTCCTGTTCCTCATCGAGC atcCGAACGACCTCAAGAGTTTGTACGCTGCAACTCCTCCAGACACAAGC ccaaaaaccaaaaactggAGCGGAGTGAACGGACACACTGACGTGTGTCTGCAgtacaaagacaacaaagctCAG agTTACGACACTGAGCTGTTGTTGCctagagacagtgtgtgtgtccccgTTCAGCCGGTCGTCGTGGTGAGGAGAGAATCTGAGCCGTCGCCCATCAGCTTCATGGGAGCTCTGCGCATACCG ggagtgGTGGAGTTCTCGCTGTGTTTGCTGTTCGCTAAGCTCGTCAGCTACACCTTCCTGTTCTGGCTGCCGCTCTACATCACCAAAGCAG ctcACCTGGACGCTAAGAAAGCCGGTGACCTGTCCACGCTGTTCGACGTGGGAGGAATTGTGG GTGGGATCCTGGCAGGTgtgatctctgacaaactggggaagagagcctccacctgtgcggtcatgctgctgctggctgctccAACC ctgTACGGCTTCTCCATGATCAGTGAGCTCGGTTTGGGTCCGACTGTCG GGATGCTGTTGGTGTGCGGAGGCCTCGTCAATGGGCCGTACTCCCTCATCACGACTGCAGTGTCAGCTGATTTG ggGACGCACAAGAGCCTGAAAGGAAACGCCCGAGCTCTGTCCACCGTCACCGCCATCATCGACGGGACGGGATCTGTAG GTGCAGCGCTGGGCCCCCTGCTGGCCGGCCTGTTGTCTGCAGGCGGCTGGGATCAGGTGTTCTACATGCTGATGGCTGCAGACTTCCTCGCTCTGCTG cttttaCTACGACTCGTGATGAAGGAGCTGACCTCGAATAAACCCCGACCGATCTCTGCCGTAGA GCTGAAGGAGCACTGA
- the slc37a1 gene encoding glucose-6-phosphate exchanger SLC37A1 isoform X1, producing MAAVPPGVRLLVSFDRDQWYRALTFVLTFLLYTSFHLSRKPISIVKSELHKNCSSVAELATAASGSGGSGLQPPTLQPVHVDVDCSWKPFDKTNYKQLLGAMDYSFLCAYAIGMYLSGIIGERLPIRLYLTVGMLSSGLFTCLFGLGYVYNIHSLGFYVFVQVANGLVQTTGWPSVVTCISNWFGKGRRGLIMGLWNSHTSVGNILGSLIAGYWVSSNWGLSFIVPGLIIAAMGVVCFLFLIEHPNDLKSLYAATPPDTSPKTKNWSGVNGHTDVCLQYKDNKAQVYSWYEDSVQNRKSYDTELLLPRDSVCVPVQPVVVVRRESEPSPISFMGALRIPGVVEFSLCLLFAKLVSYTFLFWLPLYITKAAHLDAKKAGDLSTLFDVGGIVGGILAGVISDKLGKRASTCAVMLLLAAPTLYGFSMISELGLGPTVGMLLVCGGLVNGPYSLITTAVSADLGTHKSLKGNARALSTVTAIIDGTGSVGAALGPLLAGLLSAGGWDQVFYMLMAADFLALLLLLRLVMKELTSNKPRPISAVELKEH from the exons ATGGCGGCGGTTCCTCCTGGCGTCCGGCTGCTGGTGTCCTTCGACAGGGACCAATG GTACAGAGCTCTCACCTTCGTCCTCACCTTCCTGCTCTACACGAGCTTCCACCTGTCCAGGAAACCAATCAGCATCGTCAAG agcGAGCTCCATAAGAACTGCTCGTCGGTCGCCGAGCTCGCCACCGCCGCGTCGGGCAGCGGCGGCAGCGGCCTGCAGCCTCCGACCTTGCAGCCCGTCCACGTGGACGTGGACTGCAGCTGGAAGCCTTTCG ATAAGACGAACTACAAACAGCTGCTGGGCGCCATGGACTACTCCTTCCTGTGTGCGTACGCCATCGGGATGTACCTCAG CGGCATCATCGGGGAGCGCCTGCCCATCCGGCTGTACCTGACTGTGGGCATGCTGAGCAGCGGCCTGTTCACCTGCCTGTTCGGACTGGGCTACGTCTACAACATCCACAGCCTGGGCTTCTACGTGTTCGTCCAG GTGGCTAACGGCCTCGTCCAAACCACCGGCTGGCCCAGTGTGGTGACCTGCATCAGCAACTGGTTCGGAAAAGGAAG GCGTGGACTCATCATGGGCTTGTGGAACTCGCACACCTCTGTGGGAAACATCCTGGGCTCTCTGATCGCAGGTTACTGGGTCTCCTCTAACTGGGGTCTGTCCTTCATCGTCCCGGGCCTCATCATCGCTGCCATGGGCGTCGTCTGCTTCCTGTTCCTCATCGAGC atcCGAACGACCTCAAGAGTTTGTACGCTGCAACTCCTCCAGACACAAGC ccaaaaaccaaaaactggAGCGGAGTGAACGGACACACTGACGTGTGTCTGCAgtacaaagacaacaaagctCAG GTGTACTCCTGGTACGAAGATAGTGTTCAGAACAGGAAG agTTACGACACTGAGCTGTTGTTGCctagagacagtgtgtgtgtccccgTTCAGCCGGTCGTCGTGGTGAGGAGAGAATCTGAGCCGTCGCCCATCAGCTTCATGGGAGCTCTGCGCATACCG ggagtgGTGGAGTTCTCGCTGTGTTTGCTGTTCGCTAAGCTCGTCAGCTACACCTTCCTGTTCTGGCTGCCGCTCTACATCACCAAAGCAG ctcACCTGGACGCTAAGAAAGCCGGTGACCTGTCCACGCTGTTCGACGTGGGAGGAATTGTGG GTGGGATCCTGGCAGGTgtgatctctgacaaactggggaagagagcctccacctgtgcggtcatgctgctgctggctgctccAACC ctgTACGGCTTCTCCATGATCAGTGAGCTCGGTTTGGGTCCGACTGTCG GGATGCTGTTGGTGTGCGGAGGCCTCGTCAATGGGCCGTACTCCCTCATCACGACTGCAGTGTCAGCTGATTTG ggGACGCACAAGAGCCTGAAAGGAAACGCCCGAGCTCTGTCCACCGTCACCGCCATCATCGACGGGACGGGATCTGTAG GTGCAGCGCTGGGCCCCCTGCTGGCCGGCCTGTTGTCTGCAGGCGGCTGGGATCAGGTGTTCTACATGCTGATGGCTGCAGACTTCCTCGCTCTGCTG cttttaCTACGACTCGTGATGAAGGAGCTGACCTCGAATAAACCCCGACCGATCTCTGCCGTAGA GCTGAAGGAGCACTGA